A genome region from Populus alba chromosome 3, ASM523922v2, whole genome shotgun sequence includes the following:
- the LOC118028458 gene encoding short-chain dehydrogenase TIC 32, chloroplastic-like, whose translation MGFFGKKGPSGFSSSSTAEEVTEGIDGSGLTAIVTGASSGIGTETARVLALRGVHVVMAVRNVDSGNKVREEILKEIPSAKVEVMELDLCSMSSVREFASKYNSSGFPLNILINNAGIMASPYLLSKDNIELQFATNYLSHFLLTNLLMDNLKNTARESNREGRIVNLSSSAHRHPFPGGIRFDTINDEAGYGSIKAYGQSKLATLLHANELARRFKEEGVNITANSLHPGGIHTNLFRYHTVLSGFASTVGRFMFKTVPQGAATTCYVALHPQVNGVSGKYFEDCNISKSSAYGQDAELAKKLWDFSLPLTNP comes from the exons ATGGGTTTTTTTGGAAAGAAAGGGCCATCTGGCTTTTCTTCCAGTTCCACAGCTGAGGAAGTTACTGAAGGAATTGATGGAAGTGGCCTCACTGCTATTGTTACAG GAGCATCAAGTGGTATTGGCACAGAGACAGCGCGAGTCCTTGCTTTGCGTGGTGTCCATGTAGTTATGGCAGTAAGGAATGTGGATTCTGGTAATAAGGTCAGGGAAGAAATACTCAAGGAAATCCCCAGCGCCAAGGTTGAGGTTATGGAGCTGGATCTCTGTTCAATGTCCTCAGTCCGGGAATTCGCATCCAAATACAATTCCTCTGGTTTTCCACTGAATATCCTTAT TAACAATGCAGGGATTATGGCATCTCCTTACTTGCTTTCCAAAGACAACATAGAACTGCAGTTTGCAACCAACTATCTAA GCCATTTTCTTCTTACAAATCTTTTGATGGACAACTTGAAAAACACAGCACGTGAAAGCAATCGAGAAGGAAGGATTGTTAACCTATCCTCATCAGCTCATCGTCATCCATTTCCTGGAGGAATTCGTTTTGATACTATCAACGATGAAGCAGG ATACGGCAGTATAAAGGCTTATGGGCAATCAAAGCTTGCTACTCTACTGCATGCTAATGAACTTGCAAGGCGTTTCAAG GAAGAGGGGGTAAACATAACTGCTAATTCACTTCATCCTGGAGGAATTCACACCAATCTTTTCCGCTACCATACTGTTCTCAGTG GCTTTGCCAGTACTGTTGGCAGATTCATGTTCAAAACTGTTCCCCAG GGAGCTGCAACTACATGCTACGTGGCATTGCATCCACAGGTTAATGGCGTCAGTGGGAAGTATTTCGAAGACTGCAACATATCCAAATCAAGCGCTTATGGGCAAGATGCAGAATTGGCAAAAAAACTATGGGATTTCAGCTTGCCCTTGACCAACCCCTAG